In bacterium, a genomic segment contains:
- a CDS encoding Glu/Leu/Phe/Val dehydrogenase, which yields MIETNLFKITQNQLDEAVEKLGLNKAAHELLRWPQREFTFTLPVKMDDGTTKVFHGFRIQYNSALGPTKGGVRWHPEETIDTVRALAAWMTWKCALVNIPLGGGKGGIICNPKTMSEREKEYLARAYIRAIASHIGVHKDVPAPDVYTTPQIMAWMMDEYEAIVGESHPGMITGKPLSLGGSEGRGDATARGGVFTVREACKACGISSKGTFAVQGFGNAGQFAALLHPEILEGGKLVAVSDSKGGVYNESGIDPRDIVDHKLKTGSVSDFPGTSSISNKEIIELDVDVFYPAAMENVITEKNAQNIKARIICELANGPTTPEADAILYAKGVHVIPDFLANAGGVTVSYFEQVQNTYNYYWSLEDVHKQLDAKMTTAYHSVYKMHKEKNVHMRLAAYMIAVSRVAEAVKLRGWIS from the coding sequence ATGATTGAAACAAATCTGTTTAAAATTACACAGAACCAATTAGATGAAGCTGTTGAGAAGTTAGGTCTCAATAAGGCTGCTCACGAGCTTCTTCGGTGGCCTCAACGGGAATTTACGTTCACTCTTCCAGTAAAGATGGATGATGGAACTACCAAGGTCTTTCATGGATTCAGGATTCAATATAATTCGGCTCTTGGTCCGACAAAGGGAGGAGTGCGCTGGCATCCTGAAGAAACGATAGATACTGTGCGCGCTCTAGCTGCGTGGATGACATGGAAGTGTGCTCTTGTAAACATCCCTCTTGGAGGGGGTAAAGGTGGTATAATTTGCAATCCTAAGACAATGTCCGAAAGGGAAAAAGAATATCTTGCAAGAGCTTATATCAGAGCTATTGCTTCTCACATTGGCGTCCACAAAGATGTACCTGCTCCTGATGTTTACACAACACCACAAATTATGGCTTGGATGATGGATGAGTACGAGGCTATAGTGGGGGAATCTCATCCAGGGATGATCACAGGCAAACCGCTGTCATTGGGAGGCAGTGAAGGACGTGGAGATGCAACAGCTCGTGGAGGAGTCTTTACTGTAAGAGAGGCATGCAAAGCTTGTGGTATTAGTTCCAAAGGCACCTTTGCAGTTCAGGGCTTTGGAAATGCGGGACAATTCGCAGCACTGCTGCATCCAGAAATATTAGAAGGTGGGAAACTTGTTGCAGTATCTGACTCAAAAGGAGGAGTGTATAATGAATCAGGAATTGATCCCAGGGATATAGTGGATCACAAACTAAAAACAGGAAGTGTATCCGATTTTCCAGGAACAAGTTCTATCAGCAATAAAGAGATTATTGAGCTTGATGTTGATGTTTTCTATCCAGCAGCTATGGAGAACGTTATTACTGAGAAAAACGCGCAGAATATCAAAGCCAGAATAATCTGTGAGCTTGCAAACGGACCTACAACTCCTGAAGCAGACGCAATACTTTATGCAAAAGGCGTTCACGTTATACCGGACTTTCTTGCCAATGCCGGAGGAGTAACTGTCAGCTATTTTGAACAGGTTCAAAATACATATAACTATTATTGGTCACTGGAGGACGTGCATAAGCAGCTGGACGCCAAAATGACCACTGCTTACCACTCGGTATATAAAATGCATAAGGAAAAGAATGTTCACATGCGCTTAGCTGCATATATGATTGCCGTCTCCCGCGTTGCCGAGGCTGTAAAACTTA
- the ruvB gene encoding Holliday junction branch migration DNA helicase RuvB produces the protein MEDKITTPNLRDEDKEFDVTLRPERFEEFVGQNKIKEHLQICIQAAKKRNESLDHVLLYGPPGLGKTTLANIIARTMDVNIRTTSGPVIERAGDLAGVLTNLDDGDVIFIDEVHRLSHVVEEYLYPAMESYKIDIMIDKGPSARSVKLDLPSFTLIGATTRAGLLTSPLRSRFGIVSRLEFYGQDDLYDIIIRSARILRVEITAEGAMEIAKRSRGTPRIGNRLLRRVRDYAQVKADGKITNEVADKALVMLEVDKYGLDDMDKKILETIIHKFNGGPVGAGTIAVAIGEEQDTIEEIYEPYLIQQGFIKRTPSGRKATKLAYQHLGVKPNPQIQQKELF, from the coding sequence ATGGAAGATAAAATAACAACCCCAAATCTGCGGGACGAAGATAAAGAGTTTGACGTTACGCTGCGGCCTGAAAGGTTTGAGGAATTTGTTGGCCAAAATAAAATCAAGGAACATCTTCAGATTTGCATTCAAGCTGCAAAAAAGAGAAACGAATCGCTTGACCATGTCCTTTTGTATGGACCGCCCGGACTTGGAAAAACAACACTTGCAAACATAATTGCCAGAACTATGGATGTAAATATTAGAACCACTTCCGGACCTGTTATTGAGAGAGCTGGTGATTTAGCTGGCGTTCTCACAAATCTGGACGATGGAGATGTTATATTTATAGATGAGGTGCATCGGCTAAGTCACGTCGTAGAAGAATATTTATATCCTGCTATGGAAAGCTATAAAATAGACATTATGATTGACAAAGGTCCAAGCGCAAGGTCAGTAAAGCTAGATCTTCCTTCTTTTACACTTATTGGAGCAACAACGCGCGCTGGGCTTCTTACTTCTCCTCTAAGGTCGAGATTTGGTATCGTGTCCAGATTGGAGTTTTACGGACAGGATGATCTATATGATATTATCATTCGCTCTGCAAGGATTCTTCGTGTTGAGATAACAGCTGAAGGAGCTATGGAGATTGCAAAAAGGTCACGCGGTACACCAAGAATAGGTAACAGATTGCTTAGACGTGTAAGAGACTATGCACAAGTGAAGGCAGACGGGAAGATTACTAATGAAGTTGCTGATAAAGCTTTAGTGATGCTTGAGGTAGATAAATACGGTTTGGATGATATGGATAAAAAAATCCTTGAGACGATTATTCATAAATTTAATGGAGGACCTGTAGGAGCAGGAACAATTGCTGTTGCTATAGGTGAAGAACAGGATACAATAGAAGAGATCTATGAACCATATCTCATACAGCAGGGATTTATCAAACGTACGCCAAGCGGCAGGAAAGCAACTAAACTTGCATATCAGCACCTTGGTGTCAAACCTAATCCACAAATTCAACAAAAAGAACTATTTTAA
- a CDS encoding glutamate--tRNA ligase — MKNARVRFAPSPTGSLHLGNVRTAIFNWLFARHAKGTFILRMEDTDKERSTPESVSLILESLRWLGLDWDEGPDVGGDFGPYYQMQRLDKYKKYIDILIKGNMVYPCFCTSERLAEMRLQMQKQKLPPRYDGKCRNLSKEEIEHLISQGTKHVLRFKVPAAGITEFKDLIHGGISIDNSVLDDFIIVKSDAGPTYNFACVVDDIEMKITHVIRGDDHISNTPKQIAVYKALGITSPVFAHIPLILGPDKAKLSKRHGAASPLEYRDMGYLPHALLNFLTLLGWAPGDNREVMSRDEIIESFSIEKINDRNAVFDSQKLDWMNGVYIRKMPLKKLVGIALEELKKAKLIKDTKEVDINKTTKIVGLIQERLKKFSEIPQLINYFFMDTPIYEEKAVNKFLKKDGVSEMLQELGRVIEGVKSFDIETLESVVRAFIEKKGLKPGDVIHPVRVALTGRAASPPIFDVMNVLGKQTCLKRIKKFLK, encoded by the coding sequence TTGAAGAACGCAAGAGTTCGTTTTGCTCCATCCCCAACAGGTTCCCTTCACCTTGGCAATGTAAGAACTGCTATATTCAACTGGCTCTTCGCAAGACACGCAAAAGGCACCTTCATACTGCGCATGGAGGACACAGACAAAGAACGTTCAACTCCTGAATCAGTAAGTTTAATACTTGAAAGCTTAAGATGGCTTGGACTGGACTGGGATGAGGGGCCTGATGTTGGAGGAGATTTTGGTCCTTATTATCAGATGCAAAGACTGGATAAATATAAAAAGTACATAGATATATTGATTAAGGGAAATATGGTTTATCCCTGTTTCTGTACTTCTGAGAGACTTGCAGAGATGAGACTACAGATGCAGAAGCAAAAATTGCCGCCCAGATATGACGGTAAATGCAGGAATTTAAGCAAAGAAGAAATAGAGCATCTAATATCTCAGGGCACAAAACATGTTCTGCGATTCAAAGTTCCCGCTGCCGGCATTACAGAATTTAAAGATCTCATTCACGGAGGAATATCTATTGATAACTCAGTTCTGGATGATTTTATTATTGTTAAATCCGATGCTGGTCCGACGTATAACTTTGCATGTGTAGTTGATGACATTGAGATGAAGATAACTCATGTTATAAGAGGGGATGACCATATCTCAAACACGCCGAAACAGATTGCTGTATACAAGGCATTAGGAATTACTTCCCCTGTATTTGCGCATATTCCTTTAATTCTCGGTCCTGATAAGGCAAAATTGAGCAAACGCCACGGAGCAGCTTCCCCTCTTGAATATAGAGATATGGGCTATCTTCCTCATGCATTACTTAACTTTCTTACCCTGCTTGGCTGGGCTCCCGGAGATAACCGTGAAGTTATGAGCAGGGATGAAATTATAGAGAGCTTTTCAATAGAAAAGATAAATGACAGAAATGCTGTTTTTGACAGCCAGAAGCTTGATTGGATGAATGGAGTATATATAAGAAAAATGCCTCTGAAAAAACTTGTAGGCATTGCTTTGGAAGAATTAAAGAAGGCGAAGCTTATAAAAGATACCAAGGAAGTTGATATTAATAAAACAACCAAAATAGTTGGACTAATCCAGGAACGTCTCAAAAAATTCTCTGAAATTCCCCAACTTATAAATTACTTTTTTATGGATACTCCGATATATGAGGAGAAAGCAGTTAATAAGTTCTTAAAAAAAGATGGTGTTTCAGAAATGCTGCAGGAGTTAGGCAGAGTAATAGAAGGAGTAAAATCATTTGATATAGAAACACTTGAGAGCGTAGTAAGAGCATTTATTGAGAAAAAAGGACTGAAGCCGGGAGATGTCATTCATCCTGTAAGAGTTGCACTTACCGGCCGCGCTGCCAGCCCGCCAATATTTGACGTAATGAATGTTCTGGGAAAACAAACCTGCCTGAAAAGAATCAAAAAGTTTTTAAAATAA
- a CDS encoding cupin domain-containing protein, whose amino-acid sequence MNQEAKPETVNDLVNYQDESVVSRTLIEKETGTITLFAFSKGQALSEHTAPFDAMVYILDGKAEITISGNPNTLESGQMIVMPANKPHALKATENFKMLLTMIRS is encoded by the coding sequence ATGAATCAAGAAGCGAAACCAGAAACTGTAAATGACTTAGTGAATTACCAAGATGAATCAGTTGTAAGTAGAACTTTAATAGAAAAAGAAACTGGAACAATAACATTGTTTGCATTTAGTAAAGGACAGGCATTAAGTGAACATACAGCTCCATTTGATGCTATGGTTTATATTCTTGATGGCAAAGCAGAAATCACAATTTCGGGTAATCCAAATACTTTAGAATCAGGTCAGATGATTGTTATGCCAGCAAATAAGCCTCATGCATTAAAGGCTACAGAAAATTTCAAAATGTTGCTAACAATGATTCGATCATAA
- the hrcA gene encoding heat-inducible transcriptional repressor HrcA: MIKKTVGVNREADILKAAIHSYIDTAEPIASQKLVKTYKLNISSATVRNVLVKLEEQGYLIQPHTSAGRVPTDKGYRFYVKFLIETELLTSEERNFIDDAYSSINYDIESIIKETTKMLSFITNYMGFAELPRFHDSGTFKHLELIALQGHRIMIIIIMNSGDMKKKVVCFRDEVSGADLQRICAFLNENLEGLDFTHIRSDFKEIFKEKSFHLDKIIYNCVLSILDVILSFEEEKKVFIDGYEYLMQYPEFRDINKAQAVFKALNARYLSKILNMPIDSKECIKVLIGRETADSDIENCSLLTVRYSLFRSPMGSLGIIGPRRMAYSKVISKLNYTACKLSDIMKKLLLE, from the coding sequence GTGATTAAAAAAACAGTAGGCGTCAACAGGGAAGCCGATATCTTAAAGGCGGCAATTCATTCGTATATTGATACTGCAGAGCCTATTGCTTCCCAAAAACTGGTTAAGACTTATAAATTAAACATATCATCAGCTACTGTCAGGAATGTTTTGGTAAAATTGGAAGAGCAAGGCTACCTGATACAGCCTCATACTTCTGCAGGCAGAGTCCCTACCGATAAAGGGTACCGTTTTTATGTTAAATTTCTTATAGAAACAGAGTTGCTTACAAGTGAAGAAAGGAACTTTATAGATGATGCATATTCAAGTATTAATTATGATATTGAGTCAATAATTAAAGAAACAACAAAGATGCTGTCTTTTATAACCAATTATATGGGATTTGCAGAACTGCCAAGATTTCATGATAGTGGAACATTCAAACATTTAGAGCTTATAGCCCTTCAGGGTCACAGAATTATGATTATTATTATTATGAATTCAGGAGACATGAAAAAAAAGGTAGTTTGTTTTAGGGATGAAGTATCTGGCGCTGATCTGCAAAGAATATGCGCATTTCTAAATGAAAATCTGGAAGGACTTGACTTTACTCATATCCGTTCAGATTTTAAGGAGATTTTTAAAGAAAAATCTTTTCATCTTGATAAAATAATATATAACTGTGTGCTGTCCATACTGGATGTAATCCTTTCTTTTGAGGAAGAAAAGAAAGTTTTCATTGATGGCTATGAGTATCTTATGCAGTATCCGGAATTTAGGGATATTAATAAAGCACAGGCTGTGTTCAAGGCATTGAATGCAAGGTATTTATCTAAAATTCTTAATATGCCCATTGATAGCAAGGAATGCATAAAAGTTCTTATTGGCAGGGAAACAGCTGATAGTGATATAGAAAATTGTAGTTTACTTACGGTAAGATATAGCTTATTTAGATCCCCGATGGGATCATTGGGCATAATAGGTCCCAGAAGAATGGCATATTCAAAAGTAATAAGTAAATTAAATTATACTGCGTGCAAACTTAGTGATATTATGAAAAAGCTCTTGCTTGAATAG
- the grpE gene encoding nucleotide exchange factor GrpE, translating into MKTREKTKYTEKELKKMEEKSKLCDESRDQLLRVHAEFDNFKKRTAREYESLIKFANEKLINEILPVVDNFKRAIDSADKATNIKDLKNGIKLVLKQFEDILRQNGLEEIQSHGAQFNPDKHEAVIQVETDKHPEDTVVEEIRTGYKLHGKVIRPSLVKVSKKQNK; encoded by the coding sequence ATGAAGACACGGGAAAAAACAAAATATACCGAAAAAGAATTAAAGAAGATGGAAGAAAAATCTAAGCTATGCGATGAAAGTCGCGACCAGCTTTTGAGGGTGCACGCAGAGTTTGATAATTTCAAAAAGAGAACGGCAAGAGAATATGAGTCTCTTATTAAGTTTGCAAATGAGAAGTTAATCAACGAAATATTGCCTGTTGTTGATAATTTTAAAAGGGCAATAGATTCAGCAGATAAGGCAACTAATATCAAAGACCTCAAAAACGGCATTAAACTGGTTTTGAAGCAATTTGAGGATATCTTGCGGCAAAATGGGCTGGAAGAGATACAGTCTCACGGCGCTCAATTTAATCCTGACAAGCATGAGGCTGTTATACAGGTGGAAACTGATAAACACCCTGAGGATACAGTAGTTGAAGAAATTAGAACAGGCTACAAACTGCATGGGAAGGTTATAAGGCCGTCTCTTGTAAAAGTGTCAAAAAAACAAAATAAATAA
- the dnaK gene encoding molecular chaperone DnaK has product MGKVIGIDLGTTNSCMAVMEGGKPVVIVNAEGSRTTPSVVAISKTGERLVGQIAKRQAVSNPENTISSIKRKMGQKIKVKAGDKEYTPPEISAAILQKFKHDAESYLGDKVEKAVITVPAYFSDSQRQATKDAGKIAGLEVLRIINEPTAAALAYGLDKKGNQTIAVYDLGGGTFDISILEIGDGVFEVKATNGNTKLGGDDFDQKIIDWLVSEFKKSNGMDLSNDRMAMQRLKEAAEKAKAELSTAQTANINLPFITADQNGPKHLDITLRRAQLEKLTKDLVDSTIGPCKQAVADSKIEKKDIDHVILVGGQTRSPMVQEVVKQFFGKEPHKGVNPDEVVAVGAAIQAGVLSGEVKDVLLLDVTPLSLGIETLGGVCTRLIERNTTIPTKKSQIFSTAADNQPAVNIHVLQGEREMAQYNKTLGRFDLVGIPSAPRGVPQIEVTFNIDANGITHVSAKDLATGKEQSIVIKSSGGLSEEEVEKMVKDAEAHAEEDKKKKETIEVHNQLDSLIYTTEKSLKDHGDKVDSSEKGKIQSALDEAKKALEANDMEQMKKTSESLQQAAHKLAEVMYQQAAKQQQQAGAEDQAQAGQNQEKKKSDKEEDVIDADYKVEDDGEKKGK; this is encoded by the coding sequence ATGGGTAAAGTAATAGGTATTGATTTGGGAACAACTAATTCCTGCATGGCAGTTATGGAAGGCGGGAAACCTGTTGTTATTGTTAATGCAGAAGGAAGCAGAACCACTCCGTCCGTTGTGGCAATATCCAAAACAGGAGAAAGGCTGGTCGGCCAGATTGCTAAAAGACAGGCAGTGTCAAATCCGGAAAATACAATAAGCTCGATAAAGAGGAAGATGGGACAAAAGATAAAGGTAAAAGCCGGTGATAAGGAATATACACCTCCTGAGATCTCTGCCGCGATACTCCAGAAGTTCAAACATGATGCAGAAAGTTATCTTGGAGATAAAGTAGAAAAAGCGGTCATTACAGTGCCTGCATATTTTAGTGACAGTCAGAGGCAGGCAACTAAGGATGCCGGTAAGATTGCAGGTCTTGAAGTGCTCAGAATCATAAATGAGCCGACTGCCGCTGCTCTGGCATATGGGCTTGATAAAAAAGGAAATCAGACTATTGCGGTATACGACCTCGGTGGAGGCACATTTGATATCTCTATACTTGAAATAGGTGATGGGGTTTTTGAAGTTAAGGCAACCAATGGCAATACAAAACTTGGAGGAGATGACTTTGACCAGAAGATTATTGACTGGCTGGTCAGTGAGTTTAAGAAATCAAATGGTATGGATTTAAGTAATGACAGGATGGCAATGCAGAGATTAAAAGAGGCCGCTGAGAAGGCAAAGGCAGAACTTTCTACTGCGCAGACAGCAAACATAAATCTTCCATTTATAACAGCGGATCAAAACGGACCGAAGCATCTGGATATAACACTTAGGCGCGCGCAGTTGGAAAAGCTGACAAAGGACCTTGTAGACAGCACAATTGGTCCGTGTAAGCAGGCAGTGGCTGATTCAAAAATAGAAAAAAAAGATATTGATCATGTAATATTAGTTGGAGGACAGACAAGGTCTCCAATGGTCCAGGAAGTGGTAAAGCAATTTTTTGGTAAAGAACCTCATAAGGGCGTTAATCCAGACGAGGTTGTTGCTGTTGGGGCAGCCATTCAGGCTGGAGTCCTTTCCGGGGAAGTTAAAGACGTGCTACTTCTAGATGTTACTCCGCTTTCGTTAGGCATTGAGACATTGGGAGGAGTTTGCACAAGGCTTATAGAGAGGAACACAACCATTCCAACGAAGAAATCCCAGATATTCAGCACTGCTGCAGATAACCAGCCTGCTGTAAATATACATGTGCTGCAGGGAGAGAGAGAGATGGCGCAGTATAATAAAACGCTTGGAAGGTTCGACTTAGTAGGGATACCCTCCGCTCCGCGTGGAGTGCCTCAAATAGAAGTAACTTTTAATATTGATGCAAATGGAATTACACATGTATCGGCCAAGGATTTAGCTACAGGCAAGGAACAGTCAATTGTGATAAAATCCTCCGGCGGCTTGAGTGAAGAAGAAGTGGAAAAAATGGTTAAGGATGCAGAAGCTCATGCGGAAGAGGATAAGAAGAAAAAAGAAACAATTGAAGTTCATAATCAATTGGATTCTTTGATTTATACAACAGAGAAATCCCTGAAGGATCATGGGGATAAAGTAGACTCATCTGAGAAAGGTAAGATACAATCTGCTCTGGACGAAGCTAAAAAAGCTTTGGAGGCTAATGATATGGAGCAGATGAAAAAGACTTCTGAAAGCCTGCAGCAAGCTGCTCATAAGCTGGCTGAGGTTATGTATCAGCAAGCTGCAAAACAGCAGCAGCAAGCAGGAGCAGAAGACCAGGCTCAGGCAGGGCAAAATCAGGAAAAGAAAAAGTCTGATAAAGAAGAGGATGTAATAGATGCAGACTATAAAGTGGAAGACGACGGGGAGAAAAAGGGTAAGTAG
- the dnaJ gene encoding molecular chaperone DnaJ, which produces MAGKRDYYEILDVERHAAIDEIKRAYRKLAHKYHPDKNQGNKEYEEKFKEASEAYAVLSDPQKRATYDQFGHSGLEGGGFSGFRNASDIFSSDIFSDFGDILGGVFGRSSQGAGRSGGHNRGEHLRYDLQITLKEAAFGTDKKIRISRPQTCEACNGSGAKKGTKRISCLQCGGSGQVSYAQGFFSINRTCDRCGGEGTIITNPCGTCRGTGRVNKPRELTVKIPPGVDTGSQLKVRGEGEAGTRGGSPGDLYVVIHVGDDEFFTRHDDDILCEVPISITQATLGAEIEVPTLKGKAKMKIPPGTQSGKAFRLRGQGVPSLHGYGKGDELIRVIVEIPVKLNNEQQELLRKFAEISGENLTPIRRGFMQKFKSKFGG; this is translated from the coding sequence GTGGCTGGTAAAAGAGACTATTATGAGATACTTGATGTTGAGAGGCACGCTGCAATAGATGAGATAAAGCGTGCTTACAGGAAACTCGCACATAAGTATCATCCTGATAAGAATCAAGGGAATAAAGAGTATGAGGAGAAGTTCAAAGAGGCTTCGGAGGCTTATGCAGTATTGAGTGATCCCCAAAAAAGAGCAACTTATGACCAGTTTGGACACAGCGGATTGGAAGGAGGAGGTTTTAGCGGGTTCAGAAATGCCTCGGACATATTTAGCAGTGATATATTTAGTGATTTTGGGGATATATTGGGGGGGGTTTTTGGCAGGAGCTCTCAGGGCGCAGGAAGAAGCGGTGGACATAACAGAGGAGAGCACCTTAGATATGACCTGCAAATTACTTTAAAAGAGGCTGCATTTGGTACTGATAAAAAAATTCGCATCTCCAGGCCACAGACATGTGAAGCATGTAATGGCTCTGGGGCAAAAAAGGGAACAAAACGTATCAGTTGTCTTCAATGCGGAGGCAGCGGACAGGTAAGCTATGCGCAAGGTTTCTTTAGTATAAATAGAACATGTGATAGATGCGGCGGAGAGGGTACAATAATAACAAATCCATGCGGGACTTGCAGAGGCACTGGAAGAGTAAATAAACCTCGTGAACTTACTGTCAAGATACCTCCTGGAGTTGATACAGGTTCCCAATTAAAGGTCAGAGGAGAAGGGGAAGCAGGCACAAGAGGCGGAAGCCCGGGAGACCTATACGTAGTAATTCATGTAGGGGATGATGAATTTTTCACTCGGCATGATGATGATATACTGTGTGAAGTTCCTATAAGCATAACGCAGGCAACGCTGGGCGCAGAAATAGAGGTTCCTACTCTTAAGGGTAAGGCAAAGATGAAGATTCCCCCAGGTACACAGTCTGGAAAAGCATTCCGCTTGCGCGGTCAAGGTGTTCCAAGTCTGCACGGATATGGTAAAGGAGATGAACTCATTAGAGTTATAGTTGAAATACCTGTAAAACTGAATAATGAGCAACAAGAACTTCTCAGAAAGTTTGCTGAGATAAGCGGCGAGAATTTAACCCCTATACGCAGGGGCTTTATGCAGAAGTTTAAATCCAAGTTTGGCGGGTGA
- a CDS encoding L-ribulose-5-phosphate 4-epimerase, which yields MLNQLKKQVYLANMEIYKRGLVLYTWGNASGIDRKKQVIAIKPSGVAYKNLKPEHMVLVDMKGNIVEGNYNPSSDTKTHLVLYNKFLSIGAVVHNHSTYSTIFAQARENIPCLGTTHADQFYGEIPVTDMISDKDIKKDYETETGNLIVRTFFDRGIDPEKIPAVLVASHGPFIWGKDIEDVVKNAVALEEIAKTALFTKTLNPHITSIKQTLLDKHYLRKHGKNAYYGQ from the coding sequence ATGCTTAATCAACTAAAAAAGCAAGTTTATCTTGCAAATATGGAAATTTATAAGAGAGGACTTGTGCTCTACACATGGGGAAATGCAAGCGGTATCGATAGAAAGAAACAGGTTATTGCTATAAAACCAAGTGGTGTAGCTTATAAAAACTTAAAACCTGAACATATGGTATTAGTAGATATGAAAGGAAATATTGTTGAAGGTAATTATAATCCTTCTTCTGATACAAAAACACATCTAGTTCTATACAATAAATTCCTATCAATTGGTGCTGTTGTACATAATCATTCTACCTATTCAACAATCTTTGCACAGGCGAGGGAAAACATACCCTGCCTTGGGACAACACATGCTGACCAATTCTATGGTGAAATACCAGTTACTGATATGATTTCTGATAAAGATATAAAAAAAGATTATGAAACAGAAACCGGTAATTTAATAGTCAGGACTTTTTTTGATAGAGGAATTGATCCTGAGAAAATACCGGCAGTTCTTGTAGCTTCACATGGTCCGTTTATCTGGGGAAAGGACATAGAAGATGTTGTGAAAAATGCAGTAGCCCTGGAAGAAATTGCAAAAACTGCGCTTTTTACCAAAACTCTCAATCCTCATATAACATCAATAAAACAAACTCTTCTGGACAAACACTATTTAAGAAAACATGGTAAAAATGCATATTATGGACAATGA